A region of Ignatzschineria larvae DSM 13226 DNA encodes the following proteins:
- a CDS encoding NUDIX hydrolase: MLIDLFPSLAKPNYHDYRPLYFDKAPVGWVHRARIEVLTNFPELFLIQTNAIYFQSDFCLTDIATRTQMIAHFSETLREVGIIQNWRDEAYGVYRPGEDLQTPIFTIERGVAPFLGLRVYGIHINGYQVPTDPDAPIERLWIARRSHLKMIEPHKLDNIAAGGLSYGEKPLDTAIREAMEEAAVPYDLAQHLKPATKINYIAEYHQAIRNECIFAFDLPLPADFIPQINDGEVEAFYQMTPIEIEQALRAKDQFKPNSGLVTLEFLIRHQLVQLLPDEASALLEVIS, translated from the coding sequence ATGTTGATAGACCTCTTCCCTTCCCTTGCTAAACCCAATTACCACGACTATCGTCCACTCTATTTTGATAAAGCGCCTGTTGGTTGGGTTCATCGAGCGAGAATTGAGGTCTTGACGAATTTCCCTGAATTATTTCTAATTCAAACGAATGCTATCTATTTTCAATCTGATTTCTGCCTAACAGATATAGCAACCCGCACGCAAATGATTGCCCACTTTTCAGAAACCTTAAGAGAAGTAGGAATCATTCAAAATTGGCGAGATGAAGCCTATGGTGTCTATCGTCCTGGAGAAGATCTACAAACACCCATCTTTACTATTGAACGAGGTGTTGCTCCATTTTTAGGCCTAAGGGTTTATGGGATTCATATCAATGGCTATCAAGTTCCTACCGATCCTGATGCACCTATTGAACGACTATGGATAGCCCGGCGATCTCACCTTAAAATGATTGAACCTCATAAACTCGATAATATCGCTGCCGGCGGTTTAAGTTATGGGGAAAAGCCTCTCGATACAGCGATTAGAGAAGCGATGGAAGAAGCCGCCGTTCCCTACGACTTAGCACAACACCTCAAACCTGCGACTAAAATCAATTACATTGCAGAATATCATCAAGCGATTCGTAATGAATGTATTTTTGCATTTGATCTGCCCTTACCGGCTGATTTTATACCGCAAATTAATGATGGTGAAGTAGAAGCCTTCTATCAAATGACACCCATTGAAATTGAGCAGGCATTACGCGCAAAAGATCAATTTAAACCCAATAGTGGCTTAGTGACTCTTGAGTTTCTCATTCGTCATCAACTTGTGCAACTACTGCCGGATGAGGCGAGCGCACTATTAGAGGTCATTAGCTAA
- a CDS encoding ABC-type transport auxiliary lipoprotein family protein — protein sequence MKSFKNWLMVAILPLVIAGCASAPAKTNYLLSTETTPVANAPHTLPSLLVSQVRSLGRLSTEMFYSRTQNEIESFTQNEWAAPPAQLIQAAITQDLDNRGLFEYVVMAPTNISAAYRLDMSILEMRQYFPNETESYIILKLQARLINNRNNQIVKTYTYNEQVPAPTYDAAGGVKAYNSALNSIAERLAQALTRTVR from the coding sequence ATGAAATCATTTAAAAATTGGCTGATGGTCGCCATTTTACCTCTAGTAATAGCGGGTTGTGCTTCAGCACCTGCGAAAACAAATTATCTTCTCTCAACAGAGACAACGCCGGTTGCAAATGCCCCTCATACACTCCCTTCGCTACTTGTTTCTCAAGTACGCTCCCTAGGTCGACTCTCTACAGAGATGTTCTATAGCCGTACTCAGAACGAAATTGAGAGCTTTACTCAAAATGAATGGGCAGCGCCTCCGGCACAACTAATTCAAGCGGCCATTACCCAAGATCTTGATAATCGTGGTCTCTTTGAATATGTAGTTATGGCGCCTACTAATATCTCAGCGGCTTACCGTTTAGATATGTCTATCTTAGAGATGCGTCAATACTTCCCTAATGAAACAGAGAGTTACATCATTCTCAAGCTACAAGCACGCTTGATTAATAATCGCAATAATCAAATTGTTAAAACCTATACCTATAATGAACAAGTGCCGGCACCCACTTATGATGCAGCGGGTGGTGTGAAAGCCTATAATAGTGCACTCAATAGTATTGCTGAGCGTTTAGCGCAAGCATTAACTCGCACTGTTCGTTAA
- a CDS encoding MlaD family protein, which produces MEHKFNYTVVGLFVLGFLACLITLIIWLTNGFEKVNTIEYKVITNESVAGLSINSPIDYRGVNVGKVAAIELNNNDPRYVTILLNIDVGTPIKRDTEAVLMSRGITGIVNVSLTGGTPQAGDLLPTKEDPIPTIKNGASLSRRLDEALDNITHSLTDLSQKMGSILTTQNIDNFSDILANTNSFTQDLALAGGKIRALTEKAATTLDTITPQLKSAADSIYNLAQHTKDSAQKLDSIMTKANTVLDSANVALGSANSTFKTWNGLGEEANGSIQNIFPTLENALYNFSLLMQELEATPNAIIMGKPKQKPGPGE; this is translated from the coding sequence ATGGAACACAAATTTAATTACACTGTTGTAGGGCTCTTTGTCCTTGGATTCTTAGCCTGCCTTATTACCTTGATCATCTGGCTGACGAATGGTTTTGAAAAAGTCAATACTATCGAGTATAAAGTCATTACTAATGAGAGTGTTGCCGGTCTTTCAATCAATTCGCCCATTGATTATCGAGGTGTGAATGTTGGGAAAGTGGCTGCGATCGAACTGAATAATAATGATCCTCGTTATGTCACAATTTTACTCAATATCGATGTAGGTACGCCGATCAAGCGAGATACAGAAGCGGTCTTAATGAGTCGTGGTATTACCGGCATTGTCAATGTGAGCTTGACCGGGGGCACACCTCAAGCGGGCGATCTATTACCGACCAAAGAAGATCCTATTCCTACTATCAAAAATGGAGCATCTCTCTCACGCCGTTTAGATGAAGCGCTCGATAATATTACCCACTCATTAACTGACTTATCACAAAAAATGGGGTCAATTTTAACAACACAAAATATCGATAACTTCAGTGATATTCTCGCAAATACCAATAGTTTCACCCAAGATCTTGCCTTAGCAGGCGGGAAAATTCGAGCACTCACAGAGAAAGCTGCCACAACGCTTGATACCATCACACCACAACTAAAAAGTGCGGCTGACTCTATCTATAACCTTGCACAGCATACTAAAGACTCTGCCCAAAAACTCGATAGTATCATGACTAAAGCCAATACTGTGCTTGATAGCGCCAACGTTGCATTAGGCAGTGCCAATAGCACATTTAAAACCTGGAATGGTTTAGGTGAAGAAGCCAATGGATCAATCCAAAACATCTTCCCAACCCTTGAAAATGCACTCTACAACTTCTCTCTTCTAATGCAAGAGTTAGAAGCGACGCCGAATGCGATCATTATGGGTAAACCGAAACAAAAACCTGGCCCCGGTGAATAA
- a CDS encoding ABC transporter ATP-binding protein codes for MTDPIKTQTSPSQSDDVIRIEHVYNAFGTHVVHEDLNMIVKRGEMIALVGGSGSGKTTLLRTIIMLQPPSKGQVYLFDNPVWGATHKEKQKLRQTFGMLFQSGALFSSLTVLENIMVPLQEHTKLSRKDMEEVAMLKLTLSGLKPEAASLLPKDLSGGMIKRASLARALALDPELLFLDEPTAGLDPVSASEFDGLMRQLKESLNLTVVMVTHDLDSIWATTDKVAFLGNKTLIAYEPIQDLVKNSNPLIQKYFQGPRGRAVGEAYGTQI; via the coding sequence ATGACAGACCCAATAAAGACACAGACATCACCGTCTCAATCTGATGATGTGATTCGCATCGAACATGTTTATAATGCTTTTGGCACACATGTGGTACATGAAGATCTCAATATGATAGTGAAACGCGGTGAGATGATTGCCTTAGTAGGAGGATCGGGCTCGGGCAAAACGACTTTGCTTCGCACCATTATCATGCTCCAACCTCCTAGCAAAGGGCAAGTCTATCTCTTCGACAACCCTGTTTGGGGAGCAACCCATAAAGAGAAACAAAAATTACGGCAAACTTTTGGGATGCTTTTTCAAAGTGGGGCACTCTTTAGCTCTTTAACAGTCCTAGAGAATATTATGGTCCCACTGCAAGAGCATACAAAACTCAGCCGTAAAGATATGGAAGAGGTTGCAATGCTGAAACTCACGCTATCAGGACTTAAACCTGAAGCCGCAAGCCTACTTCCTAAAGACCTCTCTGGGGGAATGATAAAACGCGCAAGCCTTGCACGTGCACTCGCATTAGACCCTGAGTTGCTCTTCTTAGATGAACCGACAGCCGGACTTGATCCTGTATCAGCTAGTGAATTTGACGGCCTAATGCGGCAACTTAAAGAATCTCTTAACTTGACCGTCGTAATGGTGACACATGATTTAGATTCAATCTGGGCAACAACCGATAAAGTCGCCTTCCTAGGCAATAAAACACTCATTGCCTACGAACCAATTCAAGATCTCGTTAAAAATAGCAATCCTTTAATTCAAAAATACTTCCAAGGTCCTCGTGGACGCGCGGTTGGAGAAGCATATGGAACACAAATTTAA
- a CDS encoding MlaE family ABC transporter permease encodes MNIEPQHMITLENNTIYIDGAWILANLHTIQQAAKKFQETPVTTDAITIDGSKMTKLDTIGCQELYIALSKLPAHCKVDYKNFAKKQLDLFLFIKSRIDDAGIQKEAPTIRELFVTKIGRKVFKLFDGTQRFLEFIGEVSIIAIQKAFTPWNIRWRAFWANIQSAGVMALPIVGLLNFLIGAVIAYQAGNLLQMFGASIYIVDFTAVAVLRVLGPLLTAIIIAGRTGAAYAAQIGTMVVNEEVDALETIGINKYNQLVLPKMYALAISLPLLTLFADMMAIFGSMVLSNFYLDISFAEFIQTIPNSVTWRSLIVGLVQAPVFAIVITLIGCYQGFQVAGGADSVGQQTTKAVVQSIFFVIIIVALFSILMRNVGL; translated from the coding sequence ATGAATATAGAACCACAACATATGATAACGCTTGAGAATAATACAATCTATATTGACGGCGCTTGGATTCTTGCTAACTTGCATACGATTCAGCAAGCGGCCAAAAAATTCCAAGAAACACCTGTCACGACAGATGCTATCACTATTGACGGTAGCAAAATGACTAAGCTTGATACCATTGGGTGTCAAGAGCTCTATATCGCCCTCAGTAAGCTCCCTGCTCACTGCAAAGTTGATTACAAAAATTTTGCAAAGAAACAACTTGACCTCTTCCTCTTTATCAAATCACGTATTGATGATGCCGGCATTCAAAAAGAAGCCCCCACCATCCGCGAACTATTTGTTACAAAGATAGGTCGCAAAGTCTTTAAGCTATTCGATGGTACTCAACGTTTTTTAGAGTTTATAGGCGAAGTTTCTATCATTGCTATTCAAAAGGCCTTTACGCCTTGGAATATCCGTTGGCGTGCCTTTTGGGCAAATATTCAAAGTGCGGGAGTGATGGCACTACCGATCGTTGGACTTCTCAACTTTTTAATTGGAGCTGTAATTGCATACCAAGCAGGTAATCTCCTACAGATGTTCGGCGCAAGTATCTATATTGTTGACTTTACGGCCGTTGCGGTACTACGAGTCTTAGGGCCACTCTTAACTGCCATTATTATCGCTGGTCGAACAGGAGCAGCTTACGCAGCACAAATAGGGACAATGGTTGTCAACGAGGAAGTTGATGCGCTTGAAACCATCGGGATTAATAAATATAACCAATTAGTGCTCCCCAAAATGTATGCGTTAGCAATTTCATTACCTTTACTAACGCTTTTTGCCGATATGATGGCCATTTTTGGCAGTATGGTACTCTCTAATTTTTATTTAGATATCTCATTTGCAGAATTTATTCAAACGATTCCTAACTCCGTGACATGGCGCTCTCTGATTGTTGGATTAGTACAAGCTCCTGTATTTGCCATTGTCATTACGCTTATTGGTTGCTATCAAGGATTCCAAGTAGCTGGTGGTGCTGATAGTGTAGGACAACAAACCACTAAAGCTGTCGTACAATCTATTTTCTTCGTTATTATTATCGTTGCGCTCTTCTCGATTTTAATGCGAAATGTGGGGTTATAG